The Sphaerospermopsis torques-reginae ITEP-024 genome has a window encoding:
- a CDS encoding GxxExxY protein — protein MNADERRLELNRVTEQVIGCAFKVGNTLGVGFLEQVYENALVHELRKTGLLVEQQKMLEVWYDGVVVGNYRADLLVENAIIVELKAVTTLESKHFSQCMNYLKTTGLTLCLLINFGNPKVDIRRVVRNF, from the coding sequence ATGAACGCAGATGAACGCAGATTGGAGTTAAATAGGGTGACGGAGCAGGTTATTGGGTGTGCTTTCAAAGTGGGTAATACTTTGGGGGTTGGTTTTTTGGAGCAGGTTTATGAAAATGCTCTGGTGCATGAGTTACGGAAAACAGGTTTGTTGGTTGAGCAGCAGAAAATGTTGGAAGTTTGGTATGACGGTGTGGTTGTGGGTAATTATCGGGCTGATTTGTTGGTGGAAAACGCTATTATTGTGGAGTTAAAGGCAGTAACAACACTAGAGAGTAAGCATTTTTCCCAATGTATGAATTATCTGAAAACAACTGGACTTACTCTATGTCTATTAATTAATTTTGGTAATCCCAAAGTAGATATAAGGCGTGTTGTGCGTAATTTCTAA